The following proteins are encoded in a genomic region of Caminicella sporogenes DSM 14501:
- a CDS encoding dipeptidase: protein MYEEIRERIDKIHKNFVIIDGHFDLLMDVLEKRELGFKKVIEREHLPNFIEGGINIIVSSIFIEDIFLPEMALRRALDQISALYEEIEESKDKIVLCKSYDDIMKSVKENKLGILLSFEGVEPIGNDLKLLRIFYELGVRIIGLVWSRRNYAADGCYFSKKEEGKKGGLTSFGVELIKEAEKLGMLIDVSHLNDEGFWDVINIAKNPIIASHSNSRTLANSMRNLDDEQIKALTAKGGVIGMNVCNAFVSDNDEECDADHLVNHVDNIVKIAGIEHVGLGFDFCDFIRAKQPEKAEKPKRKTFDIIKGHKNIREFTEALIKHGYNDDEIELILGRNFLRIYKNIF from the coding sequence ATGTATGAAGAAATAAGAGAAAGAATTGATAAGATTCATAAAAATTTTGTGATTATTGATGGACATTTTGATTTATTGATGGATGTATTAGAAAAAAGAGAACTTGGATTTAAAAAAGTTATTGAAAGAGAGCATTTACCTAATTTTATTGAAGGTGGGATAAACATAATTGTCTCTTCAATATTCATAGAAGATATTTTTTTACCAGAAATGGCCTTAAGAAGAGCTTTAGACCAAATAAGTGCTTTATATGAAGAAATTGAAGAATCAAAAGATAAAATAGTATTATGTAAAAGTTATGATGACATAATGAAATCTGTGAAAGAAAATAAGTTAGGAATTTTATTATCTTTTGAAGGAGTTGAACCAATAGGCAATGATTTAAAACTACTTAGAATTTTTTATGAGCTTGGCGTAAGAATAATCGGTCTAGTTTGGAGTAGAAGAAATTACGCCGCTGATGGTTGTTATTTCTCAAAAAAAGAAGAAGGAAAAAAAGGTGGACTTACTAGTTTTGGAGTGGAACTTATAAAAGAAGCAGAAAAATTAGGCATGTTAATAGATGTAAGTCATTTAAATGATGAAGGTTTTTGGGATGTTATAAATATAGCTAAAAATCCAATAATAGCTTCTCATTCAAATTCAAGAACATTAGCAAATAGTATGAGAAATCTTGATGATGAACAAATAAAAGCACTTACAGCTAAAGGCGGAGTTATTGGAATGAATGTGTGTAATGCATTTGTATCAGATAATGATGAAGAATGTGATGCAGACCATTTAGTCAATCATGTGGACAATATAGTAAAAATTGCCGGTATAGAACACGTTGGATTAGGATTTGACTTTTGTGATTTCATAAGAGCTAAACAACCTGAAAAAGCTGAAAAACCAAAACGCAAAACTTTTGATATAATAAAAGGACATAAGAATATTAGAGAATTTACAGAAGCATTAATAAAACATGGATACAATGACGATGAGATTGAACTTATTTTAGGTCGAAACTTTTTGAGAATTTATAAAAATATATTTTAA
- the ileS gene encoding isoleucine--tRNA ligase: MKKFEELSNLSVSENEKKISEFWDEIDILKKSVEIREDSPSFVFYEGPPTANGRPGIHHVISRTLKDSVCRYKTMKGYKVKRKAGWDTHGLPVEIEVEKELNLKNKQDIENYGIDKFNQKCRESVFKYESLWREMTKRMAYAIDLENAYITLDNDYIETIWWILDKFYKEGLIYEGHKILPYCTRCGTGLASHEVAQGYQEIKSNTVVVKFKVKGKDEYFLVWTTTPWTLASNVALTVNPDEIYIKVKSEKTGEIYYVSKTLAPDVIEGEYEVLEEFKGKDLEYMEYEQLMPFVKPDKKAFFVTCADYVTTEDGTGIVHTAPAFGEDDYNTGKRYNLPVLQPVNEDGKYTATPWEGMFVLDADIEIIKWLHAEGKLYKKQKMAHNYPHCWRCKTPLLYYAKPSWYIEMTKLKDKLIENNNTVEWYPSYVGEKRFGNWLENLNDWAISRSRYWGTPLNLWRCECGHVESIGSRKELVEKAIEDIDESIELHRPYVDEIHIKCEKCGGVMTRVTDVIDCWFDSGSMPFAQHHYPFENKENFFDELFPADFICEGIDQTRGWFYSLLAVSTFVTGKSPYKRVLVNDLILDKEGRKMSKSRGNTVDPFELFDKYGADVLRWYLLYVSPAWTPTKFDEEGLKEVQSKFFSTIKNVYNFFTLYANTDELDPREFFVEYKDRPELDRWILSKYNSLLKAVMQDLEVFDLTKAVRKIQEFVNEDLSNWYIRRSRRRFWATELTEDKKSVYNTTFEILVGVCQMVAPFAPYLSEEIYKKLTGELSVHLSDYPVANEELIDLKLEEKMDLVRDLVGLGRAARESVKIKVRQPIAKVMIDGKYEQIISDLVPLIKEELNVKEVVFAKDLKEFMNFSLKPNFREAGPKLGAKIKLFGKALAELDGSKVAPKIEAGESVTVNLDGEDIEVTKDLVQITISAKEGFTVEMANNLFVILDTTLTPELINEGYAREFISKVQQMRKNNGYEMMDNIKIFFDGDDEIANAVEIHKKYIMEETLAVSIERVSDNSFEKQDLNGHETGIKLEKVE; encoded by the coding sequence TGAAATTGATATTTTAAAGAAAAGTGTAGAAATTCGTGAAGACAGTCCATCATTTGTATTTTATGAAGGACCGCCAACTGCAAATGGTAGACCGGGTATACATCATGTTATATCAAGAACTCTTAAAGATTCCGTTTGTAGATATAAAACTATGAAGGGGTATAAGGTAAAGAGAAAAGCTGGTTGGGATACTCACGGACTTCCTGTTGAAATCGAAGTGGAAAAAGAATTAAACTTAAAAAATAAGCAGGACATTGAAAACTACGGAATAGATAAGTTCAATCAAAAATGTAGAGAGTCAGTATTTAAATATGAAAGTTTATGGAGAGAAATGACTAAGAGAATGGCTTATGCCATTGACCTTGAGAATGCTTATATTACATTAGATAATGATTATATTGAAACTATTTGGTGGATTCTCGATAAATTCTATAAAGAAGGATTAATATATGAAGGACATAAGATACTTCCATATTGTACTAGATGTGGTACGGGACTTGCGAGCCACGAAGTTGCACAAGGTTATCAAGAAATAAAGAGTAATACAGTAGTTGTTAAATTTAAAGTAAAAGGTAAAGATGAATACTTTTTAGTATGGACTACTACTCCTTGGACTTTAGCTTCTAACGTTGCATTGACAGTAAATCCAGATGAAATATATATAAAGGTAAAATCTGAGAAAACTGGAGAGATATATTATGTTTCAAAAACTTTAGCACCTGATGTAATAGAAGGTGAGTATGAAGTACTAGAAGAATTTAAAGGTAAAGACTTAGAATATATGGAATATGAGCAATTAATGCCATTTGTAAAACCTGATAAAAAAGCCTTTTTTGTAACTTGTGCAGATTATGTAACTACTGAAGATGGTACAGGTATAGTTCATACTGCACCTGCTTTTGGTGAAGATGACTACAATACTGGTAAAAGATATAACTTACCTGTACTTCAACCAGTGAATGAAGATGGTAAATATACTGCTACTCCTTGGGAAGGTATGTTTGTATTAGATGCAGATATAGAAATTATCAAATGGCTTCATGCAGAGGGTAAGCTTTATAAAAAGCAAAAAATGGCTCATAATTATCCTCACTGCTGGAGATGTAAGACACCGCTTTTATATTATGCTAAGCCAAGCTGGTATATTGAAATGACAAAGCTTAAAGATAAACTTATTGAAAATAATAATACAGTAGAGTGGTATCCAAGTTATGTAGGAGAAAAGCGTTTTGGAAACTGGCTTGAGAATTTGAATGACTGGGCTATTTCTAGAAGCAGATATTGGGGTACTCCACTTAATTTATGGAGATGTGAATGTGGTCATGTAGAAAGTATAGGTTCTAGGAAGGAATTAGTTGAAAAGGCAATTGAAGATATAGATGAATCTATAGAGCTTCATAGACCATATGTAGATGAAATTCACATCAAATGTGAAAAATGTGGTGGAGTAATGACAAGGGTAACTGATGTTATCGACTGTTGGTTTGACAGCGGTTCAATGCCATTTGCACAGCATCATTATCCATTTGAAAATAAAGAAAACTTCTTTGATGAATTATTCCCGGCAGACTTTATTTGTGAAGGTATAGACCAGACTAGAGGTTGGTTCTATTCACTACTTGCAGTATCAACATTTGTAACAGGAAAATCACCATATAAGAGAGTTTTAGTTAATGACCTTATATTAGACAAAGAAGGAAGAAAGATGTCTAAGTCTAGAGGTAATACAGTAGACCCATTTGAATTATTTGATAAATATGGTGCAGACGTACTTAGATGGTATCTTCTTTATGTATCTCCTGCATGGACGCCAACTAAATTTGATGAAGAAGGATTAAAGGAAGTTCAAAGTAAATTTTTCAGTACGATTAAAAATGTATATAATTTCTTTACTTTATATGCAAATACAGATGAGTTAGACCCAAGAGAATTTTTTGTAGAATACAAAGATAGACCAGAACTTGACAGATGGATTTTATCTAAGTATAACAGTCTTCTTAAGGCTGTAATGCAAGATTTAGAAGTATTTGATTTAACTAAAGCTGTTAGAAAGATTCAAGAATTTGTAAATGAGGATTTATCAAACTGGTATATTAGACGTTCTCGTAGACGTTTCTGGGCTACAGAGCTTACAGAAGATAAAAAGTCGGTTTATAATACGACATTTGAAATATTAGTAGGAGTATGTCAAATGGTTGCTCCATTTGCACCGTATTTATCAGAAGAAATTTATAAAAAATTAACTGGAGAGTTATCTGTACATTTAAGCGATTATCCAGTGGCAAATGAGGAGCTTATAGATTTAAAACTTGAGGAAAAAATGGATTTAGTAAGAGATTTAGTAGGACTTGGTAGAGCAGCAAGAGAATCAGTAAAGATAAAAGTTCGTCAGCCAATCGCAAAAGTTATGATAGACGGTAAATATGAACAAATAATTTCAGATTTAGTTCCTCTTATTAAAGAAGAATTAAATGTTAAAGAAGTAGTATTTGCTAAAGACTTAAAGGAATTTATGAATTTTAGTTTAAAACCAAACTTTAGAGAAGCTGGACCTAAGCTTGGAGCAAAGATTAAGTTGTTTGGCAAAGCACTAGCTGAATTAGATGGTTCAAAAGTGGCACCTAAAATTGAAGCTGGTGAAAGTGTTACAGTAAATCTTGATGGAGAAGATATTGAAGTGACTAAAGACCTTGTGCAAATTACTATTTCAGCTAAAGAAGGCTTTACAGTTGAAATGGCAAACAATCTATTTGTTATTCTTGATACAACTCTTACACCAGAGCTTATAAATGAAGGATATGCTAGAGAATTTATATCAAAAGTACAGCAAATGAGAAAAAATAATGGATATGAGATGATGGATAATATCAAAATATTCTTTGATGGAGATGACGAAATAGCTAATGCAGTAGAAATTCATAAAAAATACATTATGGAAGAAACTTTAGCAGTAAGTATTGAAAGAGTATCTGATAATAGCTTTGAAAAACAAGATTTAAATGGTCATGAAACTGGAATAAAATTAGAAAAAGTTGAATAA